A region of Sugiyamaella lignohabitans strain CBS 10342 chromosome A, complete sequence DNA encodes the following proteins:
- the SGS1 gene encoding ATP-dependent DNA helicase SGS1, whose product MTTLERSSDPQTRSQGLASPNKSISEAYRPTDASLTKSAAQHQDKQNMVSHAHEETPGSVGNVGSFADVPEEIEFDSINESHGESMNCDAVAGSTSKYFSATTNNNEESIKSSTPVTNGFPTTGNTSIQTFKTTVEKFKSTPSTSAPFEILKPSSTFLSTPIQDGAIAQVPGTISPKRPVSGHKFSQTPAGTASKKLAFLTPDVVQETPNSSQSQSNRQTSSQSNTKRPGPWTFSGSQTDTVQLEAIIGYQSHIIKNLTNQLNLAMAQVDRLCDKDTDLHKFNEEIHELSMELEGTQSRLLNIQAERDSLLQMANESICMSPERDRKKRRLGSEDVDMNDQHVLNSQYKEFNEGNDEIIMLSSDDDSKMDNMTDDRRDDIETSDSEFIRDIDAISKEKQVQQNSVMDYFDADDDSDFDISEIQIPPSSPGNKIMTNLSQYQNDYDSADDVEILEYNPYAVVQAEADGPADPSQPATQANKNLPKYPWSNDVVNTLKSTFRLSGFRQNQLEAINATLNGSDVLVLMPTGGGKSLCFQLPALVKSGKTTGVSVVVSPLLSLMQDQVEQLKEKGVKAEMINSQLSADDKRLNRNLLFGNQLDLVYVSPELIRSDGMLNGLKRLHSKGQIARIVIDEAHCVSSWGHDFRPQYKELEFMKEEFPDVPIIALTATATSLVKADIRRCLRSNCLEFKQTFNRPNLSYQMWRAKEKNSVYNSMKDIMDKYRGKTGIIYCRTQSQCEDLAKKLKKDGYRVDYYHGGLDTESRIRVQQQWQSGRIQAVCATVAFGMGIDKPDVRYVIHASMPRTMEGYYQETGRAGRDGNPSECIMFYSFQDFMALMCAIDRDKDLTFQRRNHQKELVSSMMQYCENEIDCRRLMILSYFNETLPKGDICKKTCDNCRDRALKNIVTSDITPIAKELVALVSYVQGDKVTAGHIISVYRGSRIEKIVKLGHDRAPAFGNGKPLQQHDLERIISHLLRRGILKDIPKETAMRNAIATIHKGPNGDAVLRGQIKVEMQFVTTSGRSGSTATKTKSKSTASASKSRQSPNYDTQDDV is encoded by the coding sequence ATGACTACTCTGGAACGTAGTTCGGATCCCCAAACTCGGTCGCAGGGACTAGCGAGCCCTAATAAAAGTATATCTGAGGCATATAGACCAACAGATGCCTCGTTAACGAAGTCCGCAGCCCAGCATCaagataaacaaaatatggTGAGCCATGCACATGAAGAAACCCCTGGATCTGTGGGTAATGTTGGTTCTTTTGCAGATGTACCAGAGGAAATAGAGTTTGATTCGATTAACGAATCGCATGGTGAATCGATGAATTGTGACGCAGTAGCTGGATCTACTTCTAAATACTTCTCTGCcacaacaaataataatgaagaGAGCATCAAAAGCTCAACGCCAGTCACAAATGGATTTCCCACGACAGGCAATACATCTATTCAAACGTTCAAGACCACAGTCGAAAAATTCAAGTCTACGCCCTCTACTTCGGCTCCTTTCGAAATACTGAAACCATCCAGTACATTCTTATCCACACCTATACAGGATGGAGCTATAGCTCAAGTACCTGGAACCATATCACCAAAAAGACCAGTATCTGGACATAAATTCTCGCAAACCCCAGCTGGGACTGCGTCGAAGAAACTGGCATTTTTAACACCTGATGTGGTTCAAGAAACACCTAATTCAAGTCAAAGTCAAAGCAATCGTCAGACTTCATCTCAGAGCAATACAAAAAGACCAGGGCCCTGGACATTTAGTGGAAGTCAAACCGATACTGTTCAGCTGGAAGCTATTATCGGATACCAGTCtcatataataaaaaacTTGACAAACCAACTCAATTTAGCTATGGCACAAGTGGATCGATTATGCGACAAAGATACGGACCTTCATAAATTCAACGAAGAAATTCATGAATTGTCTATGGAATTGGAGGGAACACAAAGCAGGTTACTGAACATTCAGGCTGAGCGCGACAGCCTGCTTCAAATGGCAAACGAATCAATATGTATGTCACCGGAACGAGATAGGAAGAAGCGACGATTGGGCTCAGAAGATGTCGATATGAATGACCAGCATGTGCTGAACAGTCAATATAAAGAGTTCAATGAAGGAAACGACGAGATAATTATGCTCAGCAGCGATGACGATAGTAAAATGGATAACATGACTGATGACCGCCgtgatgatattgagaCGAGTGATAGTGAATTCATTCGAGACATTGATGCTATTTCGAAAGAGAAACAAGTACAACAGAATTCAGTGATGGACTattttgatgctgatgatgatagcGATTTCGATATTAGTGAAATTCAAATCCCACCCTCGTCACCTGGTAATAAGATCATGACAAATCTttctcaatatcaaaacGACTATGATTCGGcagatgatgttgaaatcTTAGAGTATAATCCTTATGCCGTAGTCCAAGCCGAAGCAGATGGCCCCGCAGACCCCTCTCAACCCGCTACTCAGGCAAACAAGAACTTGCCCAAATACCCCTGGAGCAATGATGTGGTCAATACGCTGAAAAGCACATTTCGGTTATCAGGATTTCGTCAAAACCAACTTGAAGCTATTAATGCTACATTGAATGGCAGTGACGTACTGGTGTTGATGCCAACAGGTGGTGGTAAATCGCTGTGCTTCCAGCTGCCTGCACTGGTAAAATCGGGCAAGACAACAGGAGTTTCGGTAGTTGTGTCTCCTTTACTGTCATTGATGCAGGATCAAGTTGAACAATTAAAAGAAAAGGGCGTCAAGGCAGAAATGATTAATAGTCAACTGTCAGCAGATGACAAGCGATTGAACCGGAACTTGCTGTTCGGTAATCAGCTTGACCTTGTATACGTATCACCAGAACTGATTAGATCAGATGGCATGTTGAATGGGCTTAAAAGACTACACAGCAAGGGCCAGATCGCTCGGATAGTGATTGATGAAGCCCACTGTGTTAGTTCGTGGGGACACGACTTTCGACCCCAATATAAAGAGCTCGAGTTCATGAAGGAAGAATTTCCTGACGTACCAATAATTGCACTAACAGCCACAGCAACTTCGTTAGTAAAAGCGGATATTCGTAGATGTTTGCGAAGCAACTGTCTTGAATTCAAACAGACATTCAATCGGCCCAACTTATCGTACCAGATGTGGCgagccaaagaaaagaattcTGTTTATAATTCCATGAAAGATATTATGGATAAATACCGAGGTAAGACCGGTATTATCTACTGTCGAACACAGAGTCAGTGTGAGGACCTGGCgaaaaaattgaagaaagatGGGTATCGAGTGGATTATTATCATGGAGGGTTGGATACTGAGTCGCGAATAAGagtccagcagcagtggcagtcGGGACGGATTCAAGCGGTGTGTGCCACAGTTGCTTTTGGTATGGGTATTGACAAGCCAGATGTGAGATATGTGATCCATGCGTCTATGCCGAGAACAATGGAGGGATATTACCAGGAAACTGGTCGTGCTGGACGAGATGGTAACCCATCGGAATGCATTATGTTTTATTCGTTCCAAGACTTTATGGCATTGATGTGCGCAATAGATCGAGACAAAGACTTGACCTTTCAACGAAGAAACCATCAAAAAGAGCTAGTAAGCAGTATGATGCAATACtgtgaaaatgaaattgaCTGTAGAAGACTCATGATTCTCAGTTATTTTAACGAAACATTGCCCAAAGGCGATATTTGTAAGAAAACCTGTGACAATTGTCGCGATCGTGCTCTGAAGAATATCGTCACTAGTGATATAACTCCTATTGCAAAGGAACTTGTTGCGTTAGTGTCTTATGTACAGGGTGATAAGGTAACTGCTGGCCATATCATCTCGGTTTATCGAGGATCAAGGATAGAAAAGATTGTGAAACTAGGCCATGATCGAGCACCGGCCTTTGGAAATGGAAAGCCGCTACAACAACATGATCTGGAACGCATTATCTCGCACCTTCTACGGAGAGGCATCTTAAAAGACATTCCTAAAGAGACAGCTATGAGAAACGCTATCGCCACTATTCATAAAGGACCGAATGGAGATGCAGTTCTGCGGGGTCAGATCAAAGTTGAAATGCAATTTGTAACCACTTCTGGTCGCAGCGGCTCCACTGCCACCAAGACAAAGTCAAAGTCTacagcatcagcttctAAATCCAGACAAAGTCCTAATTATGATACTCAGGACGATGTGTAA
- the ILV2 gene encoding acetolactate synthase catalytic subunit (Acetolactate synthase; catalyses the first common step in isoleucine and valine biosynthesis and is the target of several classes of inhibitors, localizes to the mitochondria; expression of the gene is under general amino acid control; GO_component: GO:0005948 - acetolactate synthase complex [Evidence IDA] [PMID 10213630]; GO_component: GO:0005948 - acetolactate synthase complex [Evidence ISS] [PMID 2989783]; GO_component: GO:0005739 - mitochondrion [Evidence IEA,IEA]; GO_component: GO:0005739 - mitochondrion [Evidence IDA] [PMID 14576278]; GO_component: GO:0005739 - mitochondrion [Evidence IDA] [PMID 16823961]; GO_function: GO:0003984 - acetolactate synthase activity [Evidence IEA,IEA]; GO_function: GO:0003984 - acetolactate synthase activity [Evidence IDA] [PMID 10213630]; GO_function: GO:0003984 - acetolactate synthase activity [Evidence ISS] [PMID 2989783]; GO_function: GO:0003824 - catalytic activity [Evidence IEA]; GO_function: GO:0050660 - flavin adenine dinucleotide binding [Evidence IEA]; GO_function: GO:0050660 - flavin adenine dinucleotide binding [Evidence IDA] [PMID 15709745]; GO_function: GO:0000287 - magnesium ion binding [Evidence IEA]; GO_function: GO:0046872 - metal ion binding [Evidence IEA]; GO_function: GO:0030976 - thiamine pyrophosphate binding [Evidence IEA]; GO_function: GO:0016740 - transferase activity [Evidence IEA]; GO_process: GO:0009082 - branched-chain amino acid biosynthetic process [Evidence IEA,IEA]; GO_process: GO:0009082 - branched-chain amino acid biosynthetic process [Evidence IDA,IMP] [PMID 2406721]; GO_process: GO:0008652 - cellular amino acid biosynthetic process [Evidence IEA]; GO_process: GO:0009097 - isoleucine biosynthetic process [Evidence IEA]; GO_process: GO:0009099 - valine biosynthetic process [Evidence IEA]), with the protein MDDSFIGLSGGQIFHEMMLRHNVEAIFGYSGGAILPVFDGIFNSPHFQFIMPRHEQGAGHMAEGYARATGKPGVVVVTSGPGATNVVTPMQDALSDGTPMVVFTGQVPTSSIGTDAFQEADVVGITRSCTKWNVMVKSIEELPRRINEAFEIATSGRPGPVLVDLPKDVTAGILRNPIPTESTIPSRSLANLASVAVNEMQEATIRRAAELVNKAKKPLIYAGNGILNSEEGPKLLKELADKADIPVATTLHALGAFDETDDKAMHMLGMHGSVYANHAIQNADLIIALGARFDERVTGTISKFAPAARLAALEKRGGIIHFEILPKNINKVVEATEAIEGDVAKNLGRFLPFVHEAKHPEWRAQCAQWKDKNPFRYEEDVIGEPIRPQTVVTTLSKVCEPIKDKVIISTGVGQHQMWAAQFFRFKHPRTLITSGGLGTMGYGLPAAIGAKVGRPDAVVIDIDGDASFNMTLTELTTAAQFGIDVKIIVFNNEEQGMVTQWQSLFYEDRFAHTHQWNPDFMKLAEAMGVNGIRISKLEDLEAGLQQMLDTKGPTLVEVIVDQKVPVLPLVPAGKGLDEGIAYDATVEAERKRLRAERLEKIAAKNAAAAALAAAKKN; encoded by the coding sequence ATGGACGATTCGTTTATTGGCCTGTCGGGAGGCCAAATTTTCCACGAGATGATGCTGAGACACAATGTCGAGGCCATTTTTGGCTACTCGGGAGGTGCCATTCTGCCGGTGTTTGACGGTATTTTCAACTCTCCTCATTTCCAGTTTATTATGCCTCGTCATGAACAGGGCGCTGGTCATATGGCCGAGGGTTATGCTCGTGCTACTGGTAAACcaggtgttgttgttgtaacTTCCGGTCCTGGTGCTACTAATGTCGTTACTCCTATGCAGGACGCTCTTTCTGATGGTACTCCTATGGTCGTTTTCACTGGTCAAGTGCCTACTTCATCTATTGGTACTGATGCTTTCCAAGAGGCTGATGTCGTCGGTATCACCAGAAGTTGCACTAAATGGAACGTTATGGTCAAGTCCATTGAAGAGCTTCCTCGTCGTATCAACGAGGCATTTGAAATCGCTACTTCAGGCCGTCCTGGTCCTGTTCTCGTCGATTTGCCTAAAGATGTCACTGCCGGTATCCTCAGAAACCCCATTCCTACTGAGTCGACTATCCCATCTCGTTCGCTTGCTAATCTCGcttctgttgctgttaATGAAATGCAAGAAGCTACCATTCGCCGAGCTGCTGAACTCGTCAACAAGGCCAAGAAACCTCTTATTTATGCCGGTAACGGTATTCTGAACTCTGAAGAGGGTCCTAAACTCCTTAAAGAGCTCGCTGATAAGGCCGATATCCCTGTAGCTACTACTTTACATGCTCTTGGTGCGTTTGATGAGACTGATGACAAGGCCATGCACATGCTGGGTATGCACGGATCCGTGTATGCTAACCATGCTATTCAAAATGCTGATTTGATCATTGCTCTGGGTGCTCGTTTTGATGAGCGTGTTACTGGTACTATCTCCAAATTTGCACCTGCTGCTCGTCTGGCCGCTTTAGAGAAGCGTGGTGGTATCATTCATTTCGAAATCCTGCCcaaaaacatcaacaaGGTTGTCGAGGCTACTGAGGCTATTGAAGGAGATGTGGCTAAAAACCTCGGTCGTTTCCTGCCTTTTGTTCACGAGGCTAAACATCCTGAATGGAGAGCTCAATGTGCTCAATGGAAGGATAAGAACCCCTTCAGGTATGAAGAGGATGTTATTGGCGAGCCCATTCGTCCTCAAACCGTTGTCACTACTCTTTCCAAGGTTTGTGAGCCTATTAAGGACAAAGTTATCATTTCTACCGGAGTTggccagcaccagatgtgGGCTGCTCAGTTCTTCCGATTCAAGCATCCCCGTACTCTTATCACTTCCGGTGGTTTAGGAACCATGGGATACGGACTTCCAGCTGCTATTGGCGCCAAAGTCGGTCGTCCCGATGCTGTTGTCATTGATATTGACGGAGATGCCTCGTTCAACATGACCCTGACCGAGCTGACGACCGCTGCCCAATTCGGCATCGACGTCAAGATCATTGTGTTCAACAACGAAGAACAAGGTATGGTCACCCAATGGCAATCTCTCTTCTACGAAGACCGGTTCGCCCACACACACCAATGGAACCCAGACTTTATGAAACTCGCCGAAGCCATGGGTGTCAACGGTATCCGCATTTCTAAATTAGAGGACCTCGAGGCCGGTCTGCAACAGATGCTCGACACTAAGGGTCCTACTCTTGTCGAGGTCATTGTCGACCAGAAAGTACCTGTACTGCCACTCGTTCCCGCCGGCAAGGGTCTTGACGAGGGAATTGCATACGATGCCACTGTCGAGGCCGAACGGAAACGTCTCCGAGCCGAAAGACTCGAGAAAATCGCCGCCAAAAAcgccgctgccgctgctcttgctgctgccaaaaagAACTAG
- the ALD4 gene encoding aldehyde dehydrogenase (NADP(+)) ALD4 (Mitochondrial aldehyde dehydrogenase; required for growth on ethanol and conversion of acetaldehyde to acetate; phosphorylated; activity is K+ dependent; utilizes NADP+ or NAD+ equally as coenzymes; expression is glucose repressed; can substitute for cytosolic NADP-dependent aldehyde dehydrogenase when directed to the cytosol; GO_component: GO:0005759 - mitochondrial matrix [Evidence IEA]; GO_component: GO:0042645 - mitochondrial nucleoid [Evidence IDA] [PMID 10869431]; GO_component: GO:0005739 - mitochondrion [Evidence IEA]; GO_component: GO:0005739 - mitochondrion [Evidence IDA] [PMID 11502169]; GO_component: GO:0005739 - mitochondrion [Evidence IDA] [PMID 14576278]; GO_component: GO:0005739 - mitochondrion [Evidence IDA] [PMID 16823961]; GO_function: GO:0004029 - aldehyde dehydrogenase (NAD) activity [Evidence IDA] [PMID 9473035]; GO_function: GO:0004029 - aldehyde dehydrogenase (NAD) activity [Evidence IMP] [PMID 9675847]; GO_function: GO:0004030 - aldehyde dehydrogenase [NAD(P)+] activity [Evidence IEA]; GO_function: GO:0004030 - aldehyde dehydrogenase [NAD(P)+] activity [Evidence IDA] [PMID 9473035]; GO_function: GO:0016491 - oxidoreductase activity [Evidence IEA,IEA]; GO_function: GO:0016620 - oxidoreductase activity, acting on the aldehyde or oxo group of donors, NAD or NADP as acceptor [Evidence IEA]; GO_process: GO:0006740 - NADPH regeneration [Evidence IGI] [PMID 19158096]; GO_process: GO:0019413 - acetate biosynthetic process [Evidence IGI] [PMID 10919763]; GO_process: GO:0006067 - ethanol metabolic process [Evidence IMP] [PMID 9675847]; GO_process: GO:0008152 - metabolic process [Evidence IEA]; GO_process: GO:0055114 - oxidation-reduction process [Evidence IEA,IEA]; GO_process: GO:0006090 - pyruvate metabolic process [Evidence IMP] [PMID 10409655]), translating to MSTLIRAGRLANPARRGPLSKITTTSSVRIISTRFSSSFQVARNHDKIQNPGTTKFYVNNEFVESKTSKWIDVHDPATNNLVTRVPQSTPEELTAAVDAAEKAFKTFKNTTILSRQQIAFNYVRLIREHWDELASLITLEQGKTFADAKGDVLRGLQVAETATAVTTQLTGELLEVSRDMETKTYREPLGVIGAICPFNFPAMIPLWSIPLVIATGNTLVLKPSERDPGATMLLADLARQAGAPPGVINIVHGQAPTVDFILDEPRIKAISFVGSSKAGKYIYTRGTANGKRVQANLAAKNHAVVSPDANKNHTINSIVGAAFGAAGQRCMALSALVTVGETKEWLNDIAEGAKKLKVSGGFVEGTDVGPVITPESKARIEDIISSAEKEGATILLDGRNYTPEGFPNGNFVGPTIITNVKPGMRCYDEEIFGPVLVVTHVETLDDAIDLVNSNPYGNGAAIFTNSGATGYKFQKEIEAGQIGINVPIPVPLPMFSFTGNKGSFLGDLNFYGKAGLHFLTQPKTITAHWRHEDAVAIKASVDMPTQQ from the coding sequence ATGTCTACTCTAATCCGAGCTGGCAGATTGGCGAACCCTGCTCGCAGGGGTCCCCTGTCAAAAATTACTACCACGTCCAGTGTTAGAATCATTTCGACGCGATTTTCTTCGTCATTCCAGGTCGCTAGAAATCATgacaaaatccaaaatccTGGAACTACCAAATTCTATGTCAATAATGAGTTTGTCGAGAGTAAGACATCAAAATGGATTGATGTTCATGATCCTGCAACTAATAATCTGGTTACTCGGGTCCCTCAATCTACCCCTGAGGAattgactgctgctgttgatgctgctgaaaaagcTTTCAAGACTTTTAAAAATACCACCATTCTGTCTCGTCAGCAAATTGCTTTTAATTATGTCCGTTTGATTCGTGAACATTGGGATGAGTTGGCCAGCTTAATCACTTTAGAGCAGGGAAAGACATTTGCTGATGCCAAGGGTGATGTTCTTCGTGGCCTTCAAGTAGCTGaaactgctactgctgttaCTACACAACTGACTGGTGAACTTCTTGAAGTCTCTCGTGATATGGAAACTAAGACTTATCGTGAGCCTTTGGGTGTTATTGGTGCTATCTGCCCCTTCAACTTCCCAGCTATGATCCCTCTTTGGTCGATTCCTCTTGttattgctactggtaaTACTTTGGTTTTAAAGCCATCTGAGCGTGATCCTGGTGCTACTATGCTTCTTGCCGATTTGGCTCGTCAAGCTGGTGCTCCCCCTGGTGTCATCAATATCGTTCATGGTCAAGCACCCACTGTCGATTTCATTCTTGATGAACCTCGTATTAAAGCCATCTCTTTCGTTGGATCTTCAAAGGCTggtaaatatatttatactcgTGGTACTGCTAATGGCAAGAGAGTACAAGCCAATTTGGCTGCTAAGAACCACGCTGTTGTCTCTCCTGATGCCAACAAGAACCACACAATCAACTCAATTGTCGGAGCTGCttttggtgctgctggtcaaaGATGTATGGCCCTATCTGCTCTTGTCACTGTTGGTGAGACCAAGGAATGGTTGAATGATATTGCTGAGGGTGCTAAGAAACTAAAGGTTTCTGGTGGTTTCGTAGAGGGAACTGATGTTGGCCCTGTTATCACCCCTGAGTCCAAGGCTCGTATTGAAGATATTATCTCTTCTGCTGAAAAGGAAGGTGCCACTATTCTTCTAGACGGTCGTAACTACACTCCTGAGGGATTTCCTAACGGAAACTTTGTTGGACCAACTATCATTACCAACGTTAAGCCTGGCATGAGATGTTACGACGAAGAGATCTTTGGACCTGTTCTTGTTGTCACTCATGTTGAAACTCTTGATGATGCTATTGACTTGGTCAACAGTAATCCTTATGGAAACGGTGCTGCTATCTTCACTAActctggtgctactggcTACAAAttccaaaaagaaattgaaGCTGGTCAAATCGGTATCAATGTTCCTATCCCAGTCCCTCTTCCAATGTTCTCTTTCACTGGTAACAAGGGCTCGTTCCTTGGTGACCTCAACTTCTACGGCAAGGCTGGCCTTCACTTTTTAACTCAACCCAAAACTATCACTGCTCACTGGCGTCACGAGGACGCTGTGGCCATCAAGGCTTCTGTTGACATGCCTACTCAACAGTAA